The segment tttttttttttgtcgtcttGTTTAGGTGGAAAGGACACAAGGACTGgagcatgacaaaaaaaaaatctcttacctgctcagcTTGCATTGTTCAGCGCCACAGAGAATGAAGACTATAAGTTAAAATTCGAACATACGGAAGTTGTGCAAAATAATTACATGTAGCTAGCTGCAACGTAATGATGAGTACATCCATACAAAGCCTTCATGATGGGATGGCAATGAAGTTGGGAAACTTTCACAAGTCCGAAGTTCCCCATCATTCAACAGCCACAGTCAAAAGGGAGCGTGATGATGATGAAAGTTCTCAGGAAGAACCGATCTCTAGGAAGGAACTCAAATGTGGCATCTGTTCTGAAAAATGTAATTATGTCTCCGAGCTGATGTTTCATGAACACATGCATAATGGCAGTGATTGTTTTGAATGTCATGTCTGTGGTCATCCATTTCCGGATAGTTCACACTTGAAAGACCATTATAATGTACACACAAATGAACGTCCTTATAAATGTGAACTATGTGCCAAATCCTTCACCCAGTCTTCCTCTTTATTAATCCACAAACGCACTCATAccatagaaaaaacatataagtgtCATATATGTGGAACACTGTTTAAAGATGCTtcaaattttataaaacataaaCGCCTTCATAGTCAGTCAGATGATCTAACAAATCAAGAACAGGTAAGCGGTACATTACTGTCTGAAAAGCCATATGGATGTTCATATTGTGAAAAAGCCTTTAAACGCACTTCAGATTTGAAAGACCACGAGCGAGTTCACACTGGAGAACGGCCGTACCGCTGCAGAATATGCGACAAATGTTTCACTCAGTCTTCAGTATTGACGGGACATATGCGAATTCACACTGGGGAGAAGCCATTTCATTGCAACGTCTGTGGTAAAACATTTAACAATTCTTCAAATTTTAAAAAGCACCAGCGGACGCATTCAGTGCAAGATATAATTGCAAAAGTGGAAATGGATGATATCTCTCATTCAATAAAGCCTCTTCAAAGTAAAAATAGCATGGGCTACCCACCAAATGGCATGGGtgcattttttaacaaaaaggatATAGGTAAAATGGTGCTAAATGAAGAAGATTTTACATTCATATCCGATAAGAAAGCCCCTGAAGAAAGTGAAAAATTAAGTACAAATGAACTTTCCTCTTCACAAATGACAAGTAGCTTTAAACCTTTTAAAATAACGGATATCAAGGCAAAACAAATTCCCTTTCAGACGGAAGTAGACCTGGCATCAGAGTGCTCCATCTTAAATGGTAAAACTGCTTTTGAAGTTGACGCAGAGGGGAACGTAAAACCAAAGTTATCGAGGTCTCCCACGTTTGAATGTAGCAATACTACATCATCGAAAGCTGAAAACATCAGCTATCATACTAAAGAAGCACCAGACGTATATGTGGAAATATCTGATACTACTGATGATGaatgtggtgatgatgatgatgatatcagTCTTGCCAAATGTTCATTTCAATACCAGATTAAAGCTCCTAATACTAAAGCGGAAATAAATCTGAAGGAGATGCAATCGCCAAATGAGAAAATAACCCATGCTGAGAATTTGGTACAATGTGACCATGAAAACTGCCAAGAAAATATTGACCGTGATTTACCGTGCAGTGTTTCAGACGTAGCAGACCAGGAAGAGCTGCTGTTAGAAAGAACTATGGCGTGTTGGGACTCTCGCATAAATAACTCTGACCAAGATGGGTGTCAAATTTTTGAAATGGAAACAAAACCCTACATTTGTTTTGTGTGCGCTAAACGTTTTAAAAGGGCTACAGACTTAAAAGAGCATTTGAGGGTTCACACGGGTGAAAGACCTTTTGTCTGCCAAGTTTGTGGCAAAGGATTCACCCAGTCGTCCGCTCTCTCTAGTCACCAACGTATCCACACTGGTGAAAAGCCttttcagtgtgatgtgtgttacAAAAGATTTAATAATTCTTCTAACTTTTCTAAACATAAGCGGGTGCACACTGGAGAGCGACCTCACAATTGCCCACTTTGCGGAAAGAGCTTTCAGGAAAAGCGCAGGGTTAAGAGACATTTGAAAGCTGTTCACCATGTACTGGAGTGAGGCATTC is part of the Rhinoderma darwinii isolate aRhiDar2 chromosome 10, aRhiDar2.hap1, whole genome shotgun sequence genome and harbors:
- the LOC142662102 gene encoding uncharacterized protein LOC142662102; translation: MMSTSIQSLHDGMAMKLGNFHKSEVPHHSTATVKRERDDDESSQEEPISRKELKCGICSEKCNYVSELMFHEHMHNGSDCFECHVCGHPFPDSSHLKDHYNVHTNERPYKCELCAKSFTQSSSLLIHKRTHTIEKTYKCHICGTLFKDASNFIKHKRLHSQSDDLTNQEQVSGTLLSEKPYGCSYCEKAFKRTSDLKDHERVHTGERPYRCRICDKCFTQSSVLTGHMRIHTGEKPFHCNVCGKTFNNSSNFKKHQRTHSVQDIIAKVEMDDISHSIKPLQSKNSMGYPPNGMGAFFNKKDIGKMVLNEEDFTFISDKKAPEESEKLSTNELSSSQMTSSFKPFKITDIKAKQIPFQTEVDLASECSILNGKTAFEVDAEGNVKPKLSRSPTFECSNTTSSKAENISYHTKEAPDVYVEISDTTDDECGDDDDDISLAKCSFQYQIKAPNTKAEINLKEMQSPNEKITHAENLVQCDHENCQENIDRDLPCSVSDVADQEELLLERTMACWDSRINNSDQDGCQIFEMETKPYICFVCAKRFKRATDLKEHLRVHTGERPFVCQVCGKGFTQSSALSSHQRIHTGEKPFQCDVCYKRFNNSSNFSKHKRVHTGERPHNCPLCGKSFQEKRRVKRHLKAVHHVLE